The Marinilongibacter aquaticus genome has a window encoding:
- a CDS encoding putative sugar nucleotidyl transferase, with amino-acid sequence MNIILFEDSDFRKHLKPLTLTRPIGSLRVGILTIKEKWEKRLNAQVSFYTEGYLATKFAMVKTDDNYFVNSSFLPTDTLIGLIEKLEIGGVIVSGFEVVAYRGEEKLTSQELTRASKISELEPADSRTIKHLPDLFLNNGDEIREDFRYITAGRQSAGIADPHTRVYGENQIFVEEGVQIKAAIINAEDGPVYIGKDAIVQEGAIILGPSSIGPEAKVAYGAKIRNNVTLGPACRVGGEVGNTIFYASSNKAHDGFLGNSYIGEWCNLGANTNASNLKNDYGTVKLFDYLTDEMTSTGETFVGTFMGDYSKAGISTMFNTGSVVGVCCNVFGAGFQSKIIRSFSWGGAAEGYEPYRFEKAIEVINATMSRRNTQLTEEETEILMFIKGKQKDAV; translated from the coding sequence ATGAATATAATCCTGTTCGAAGATTCTGATTTCAGGAAACACCTGAAACCCCTTACACTCACACGACCCATCGGAAGCTTGCGTGTAGGCATACTGACTATCAAAGAAAAGTGGGAGAAGCGTTTGAATGCCCAAGTGTCCTTTTATACTGAAGGATATTTGGCCACAAAATTCGCAATGGTCAAAACGGACGATAACTATTTCGTGAATTCGTCCTTTTTACCAACCGACACTTTGATCGGGCTAATTGAAAAATTAGAAATAGGTGGTGTGATTGTTTCTGGATTCGAGGTGGTGGCCTACAGAGGGGAGGAAAAGCTGACATCGCAGGAATTGACACGAGCCTCGAAAATTTCTGAACTCGAACCCGCTGATTCACGGACTATCAAACACCTTCCCGATCTTTTTCTGAACAACGGAGACGAAATTCGGGAAGACTTTCGCTATATAACGGCAGGGCGTCAATCTGCGGGCATTGCCGATCCGCATACGCGTGTGTACGGCGAAAATCAAATTTTCGTGGAAGAAGGTGTGCAAATCAAAGCGGCCATCATCAACGCCGAAGACGGCCCCGTGTATATTGGTAAAGATGCCATTGTGCAAGAAGGAGCCATCATTCTTGGCCCAAGCAGCATTGGTCCTGAAGCCAAAGTGGCTTACGGAGCGAAAATCCGAAACAACGTGACACTTGGCCCGGCTTGTCGTGTGGGCGGCGAAGTGGGCAACACCATATTTTATGCTTCTTCGAATAAAGCCCACGATGGTTTTCTGGGCAATTCTTATATCGGAGAATGGTGCAATTTGGGAGCCAATACCAATGCATCGAATTTGAAAAACGACTACGGTACGGTAAAGCTGTTCGACTATTTGACAGATGAAATGACTTCGACCGGAGAAACTTTTGTCGGTACTTTTATGGGCGATTATTCCAAAGCAGGAATCAGTACGATGTTCAATACAGGGTCGGTCGTAGGCGTGTGTTGCAATGTTTTTGGAGCGGGCTTTCAATCCAAAATTATTCGCTCGTTTTCGTGGGGTGGAGCTGCAGAAGGTTATGAACCGTATCGGTTTGAAAAGGCCATTGAGGTGATCAATGCGACCATGAGCCGAAGAAATACTCAACTTACGGAAGAAGAAACAGAAATTTTAATGTTCATCAAAGGCAAACAGAAAGATGCGGTTTGA
- a CDS encoding S8 family peptidase, translated as MQKFLSLVVLLGTLGSAFAQELQTKANWFNLDYAQDGVRGMSVEKAYNELLKGRKSQKVIVGVVDSGVDIEHEDLKSKIWVNTDEVPGNGVDDDKNGFVDDVNGWDFIGGADGRDVKQEQLESARLMVKYDKFFGEHPKKRKVRKFKNEYNEYQKIKREIAEKKAEAAQYLPMYEGLLKNYQAAQDLLRNELGKKDLTKADVEGIADETADIKVRQAKKYWLYLADQGANEAAIQEGIDHFKGQLNYNYNLDYNARDIVGDNPDKLEYGKYGNNEVIGPNAMHGTHVSGIIAADRHNDLGILGVADNVEIMVVRTVPDGDERDKDVANAIRYAADNGARIINMSFGKPYSPEKKWVDEAVKYAQEKGVLIVAAAGNENEDIDKTNHYPTKQYLSGGEAENWITVGALSYKEGEEMVANFSNYGQHEVDVFAPGVAIYSSVPGSKYEEKQGTSMAAPAVTGVAALIESYFPTLTAAQVKEILLKSVTNLSEEVVKKPGTDDLVKFGTLSVTGGEVNAYNAVKMAIEMTAKQ; from the coding sequence ATGCAGAAATTTCTTAGTTTAGTCGTATTGCTTGGCACGCTTGGAAGTGCATTCGCACAAGAATTACAAACAAAAGCGAATTGGTTTAATTTGGATTATGCCCAAGATGGTGTGCGGGGCATGAGCGTGGAAAAGGCTTATAATGAATTGCTCAAAGGGCGTAAATCGCAAAAAGTGATTGTCGGCGTGGTGGATTCTGGAGTCGATATCGAACACGAAGACCTCAAGAGCAAGATTTGGGTGAATACCGATGAGGTGCCCGGAAACGGTGTGGACGACGACAAGAATGGCTTTGTGGATGATGTGAACGGCTGGGATTTCATTGGAGGTGCCGATGGGCGTGATGTCAAGCAAGAACAATTGGAGTCGGCCCGGTTGATGGTAAAGTACGATAAGTTTTTTGGGGAGCATCCGAAAAAGAGAAAGGTGCGGAAATTCAAAAACGAGTACAACGAATACCAAAAAATCAAAAGGGAAATTGCCGAGAAAAAGGCCGAAGCAGCTCAATATTTACCCATGTACGAGGGCTTGTTGAAAAATTATCAGGCTGCTCAAGACCTTCTAAGAAACGAGTTGGGCAAAAAGGATTTGACCAAGGCCGATGTAGAAGGCATAGCAGATGAAACCGCAGACATTAAAGTGCGTCAGGCGAAGAAGTATTGGTTGTATTTGGCCGATCAAGGAGCCAATGAAGCGGCCATTCAAGAGGGGATCGACCATTTCAAGGGGCAGTTGAATTACAATTACAATTTGGATTACAATGCCAGAGATATTGTAGGTGACAACCCCGATAAATTGGAGTACGGAAAATACGGTAACAACGAAGTGATAGGGCCCAATGCAATGCACGGAACGCATGTTTCGGGTATTATTGCAGCCGACAGGCACAACGACTTGGGTATTTTGGGTGTAGCCGATAATGTGGAAATCATGGTTGTGCGTACCGTGCCCGATGGCGACGAACGTGACAAAGATGTGGCCAATGCCATTCGCTATGCGGCAGACAACGGGGCACGTATAATCAATATGAGTTTCGGTAAACCGTATTCGCCCGAAAAGAAATGGGTGGATGAGGCCGTAAAATATGCCCAAGAAAAGGGTGTATTGATTGTAGCGGCTGCCGGAAATGAGAATGAAGACATCGATAAAACCAATCATTATCCCACAAAGCAATATCTTTCTGGAGGCGAAGCCGAAAATTGGATTACCGTAGGGGCTCTTTCGTACAAAGAGGGAGAAGAGATGGTGGCCAACTTCAGCAATTACGGTCAGCATGAAGTGGATGTATTTGCTCCGGGAGTGGCCATTTATTCTTCTGTGCCGGGTTCAAAATACGAAGAAAAGCAAGGCACGAGCATGGCCGCTCCGGCAGTGACGGGCGTGGCGGCTTTGATCGAATCGTATTTTCCGACTTTGACGGCCGCTCAGGTGAAAGAAATACTGCTCAAATCGGTGACTAACCTAAGCGAAGAAGTGGTGAAAAAGCCGGGTACAGATGATCTGGTTAAATTCGGTACATTGAGCGTTACAGGTGGCGAAGTGAATGCCTACAATGCAGTGAAAATGGCTATCGAAATGACCGCCAAGCAATAA
- a CDS encoding DUF937 domain-containing protein, producing MEVTKNLMQKIDAAVLDKLAVYLDEPSRMLRLALEWASDHFVRGLIEIAQTVRGAKSILQVIEDGGHTGSLLNNLHNIAEQDEKLDLLVSIGRNINSYFLGSRFKERIHFLESNFGFGAEQAEALQNLASPLVLGVIGKERMLKNFGPIELASFLRAQEKVEELDVNLPVHTSVLTGEEIEKTEEEPLVFPVRKRSKKKKKKGEPEPDRLTWVLLALVLAGAVYFAFRDRMAEDKGLGAIAHVPDRETHVLDKIERLPENKTEEPENSEVYPPDEKAAVPEKATVPEKNNPATSNVPKPVAEKPKVQNPKAYVPAVRNTEPESDDPNKTTDNRPMAEKLANAGASFGVSGLNFKSESAEIDRIGQVAELVRYLNKNPSNKIEIKGVGSNSQLANDRAYALRYELFALGIPVSRIEISSPKMLGDNPIEVRIK from the coding sequence ATGGAGGTAACAAAAAACTTGATGCAAAAAATAGATGCCGCTGTGTTGGATAAACTGGCGGTTTATCTAGACGAGCCCTCGCGAATGCTGAGGCTTGCTTTGGAGTGGGCTTCTGATCACTTTGTGCGGGGTCTTATTGAAATTGCACAAACCGTGCGAGGGGCAAAATCCATACTCCAAGTCATCGAAGATGGCGGGCATACGGGCAGTTTGCTGAACAATTTGCACAACATTGCCGAGCAGGATGAAAAGTTGGACCTTCTGGTTTCCATTGGCCGAAACATCAATTCTTATTTCTTGGGCAGTCGGTTCAAAGAAAGAATACATTTTTTGGAGAGCAATTTCGGTTTCGGTGCCGAACAGGCCGAAGCCTTGCAAAATTTGGCTTCACCCTTGGTTTTGGGTGTGATTGGAAAAGAGAGAATGCTCAAAAACTTTGGTCCGATAGAGTTGGCCAGCTTCTTACGTGCACAGGAAAAAGTGGAAGAGTTGGATGTGAATTTGCCTGTACACACCTCTGTTTTGACGGGCGAAGAAATCGAGAAAACGGAAGAAGAACCATTGGTTTTTCCGGTAAGAAAGCGTTCGAAAAAGAAGAAAAAAAAGGGAGAGCCCGAGCCCGACAGGCTCACTTGGGTTTTGTTGGCTTTGGTACTGGCTGGTGCTGTATATTTTGCATTTCGGGATCGCATGGCGGAAGATAAAGGACTTGGGGCAATCGCTCATGTACCCGACCGCGAAACGCATGTACTCGACAAAATCGAACGACTTCCCGAAAATAAGACGGAAGAGCCCGAAAATTCAGAAGTTTATCCGCCTGATGAGAAAGCAGCGGTACCTGAAAAGGCAACTGTTCCTGAAAAAAATAACCCTGCAACGAGCAATGTGCCAAAGCCTGTGGCCGAGAAGCCCAAAGTGCAAAACCCGAAAGCTTATGTGCCCGCAGTGAGAAACACCGAGCCGGAATCTGATGACCCCAATAAGACCACGGACAACCGTCCAATGGCTGAAAAACTGGCGAATGCAGGTGCATCCTTTGGAGTGAGCGGGCTGAATTTCAAATCGGAAAGTGCCGAGATCGATCGGATTGGGCAAGTGGCCGAGCTTGTCAGATATTTAAATAAAAATCCGAGCAATAAAATCGAAATAAAAGGTGTGGGGAGCAATTCGCAATTGGCCAATGATCGAGCCTATGCTTTGCGTTATGAATTGTTTGCGTTGGGCATACCCGTTTCGCGTATCGAGATTTCTTCTCCGAAAATGCTGGGAGATAATCCGATTGAGGTACGGATTAAATAA
- a CDS encoding M20 family metallo-hydrolase, with protein MKTETHLAEDAIALLKKLIAQPSFSREEEGTAYILEEYFRERNIPFSRLMNNVWAKNAHFDKAKPTVLLNSHHDTVKPNASYSRDPFAPTVEDDKLYGLGSNDAGGPLVALLAAFTHFYYRPDLPFNLVLAATAEEEVSGKHGIEALLPKLPKLDFGIVGEPTSLDLAVAEKGLLVLDCYAYGKPGHAARDEGENAITKALIDMQWFAEYEFAKVSDTLGKMKMSLTVIEAGTQHNVVPDRCKMTVDVRVTDAYTLDETLEIIKENVSCEVVPRSVRLNSSGVSKEHPVWLVAKEMGLHCYGSPTLSDQALMPFETVKFGPGDSARSHSADEFIHLSQIREGVDKYVELLERMKMHFESGVLA; from the coding sequence ATGAAAACCGAAACCCATTTGGCTGAAGATGCCATAGCATTGCTCAAAAAATTAATTGCCCAGCCCTCTTTCAGTAGAGAAGAGGAGGGGACGGCATATATTTTGGAGGAATATTTTCGGGAAAGAAACATTCCTTTTTCTCGATTGATGAACAATGTATGGGCGAAGAATGCACACTTTGACAAGGCAAAACCCACGGTTTTGCTCAATAGTCATCACGATACTGTAAAACCCAATGCCAGTTATTCGCGAGATCCTTTTGCCCCAACGGTAGAAGACGATAAACTCTATGGTTTGGGAAGTAATGATGCAGGTGGCCCTTTGGTGGCTTTGCTGGCTGCATTTACTCATTTTTATTATCGGCCAGATTTGCCTTTCAATTTGGTTTTGGCGGCTACGGCAGAGGAGGAAGTCTCAGGAAAGCATGGGATTGAGGCCCTGTTGCCCAAATTGCCCAAATTGGATTTTGGCATTGTCGGAGAGCCTACTTCCCTCGATTTGGCGGTGGCCGAAAAGGGGCTTTTGGTTTTGGATTGTTATGCCTACGGGAAACCTGGGCATGCCGCTCGCGATGAAGGGGAAAATGCGATTACAAAGGCTTTGATCGATATGCAATGGTTTGCGGAATACGAATTTGCCAAGGTTTCGGATACATTGGGCAAAATGAAAATGTCCTTGACCGTAATAGAGGCCGGCACGCAGCACAACGTGGTGCCAGACCGCTGTAAAATGACGGTCGATGTACGGGTTACGGATGCATATACTTTGGATGAAACTTTGGAAATCATCAAAGAAAATGTGTCTTGCGAGGTGGTGCCGCGTTCTGTCAGGTTGAATTCGAGTGGGGTTTCGAAAGAACATCCTGTGTGGTTGGTGGCCAAAGAAATGGGTTTGCATTGTTACGGTTCACCCACACTTTCAGATCAAGCTTTGATGCCCTTCGAAACGGTGAAGTTTGGTCCTGGCGATTCGGCAAGGTCGCATTCTGCCGATGAATTTATCCATTTGAGTCAAATTCGAGAGGGGGTCGATAAGTATGTGGAATTGCTGGAAAGGATGAAAATGCATTTTGAAAGCGGTGTTTTGGCGTGA
- the argB gene encoding acetylglutamate kinase — protein sequence MKEKVYLIKIGGNVIDNTEKLDQFLNDFSALEGHKILVHGGGKIATRVAKDLGVETQMVNGRRITDAAMRDVVTMVYGGLVNKNIVGQLQSLGTNALGLSGADAGVILAAKRPVKEVDYGFVGDVEKVDGEFIGVLLKQGITPVFAPLSFNPEFGLLNTNADTQTSEIARALAEDYEVHVVFCFEKKGVLMDAFDDESVIPVINLGYYYELRTEGVIFDGMIPKLDNAFEAVKSGVKTVTICEAGDLKMAVENQSAGTIIQL from the coding sequence ATGAAAGAAAAAGTATACCTCATTAAAATAGGCGGAAACGTCATTGATAACACAGAGAAACTCGATCAGTTTTTGAATGATTTTTCCGCATTGGAAGGCCATAAAATTTTGGTGCACGGTGGAGGGAAAATCGCTACACGGGTGGCTAAAGATTTGGGTGTCGAAACACAAATGGTGAACGGCCGCAGAATTACCGATGCGGCTATGCGAGATGTGGTGACAATGGTATACGGCGGCTTGGTGAACAAGAATATTGTGGGGCAATTGCAATCCCTTGGCACCAATGCCTTGGGCTTGAGCGGAGCCGATGCCGGGGTGATATTGGCCGCGAAAAGGCCTGTAAAAGAGGTGGATTATGGTTTTGTGGGCGATGTAGAAAAAGTGGATGGTGAGTTTATTGGTGTGTTGCTCAAACAAGGAATAACGCCAGTTTTTGCTCCTTTGTCTTTTAATCCCGAATTTGGTTTGCTCAATACCAATGCCGATACCCAAACTTCTGAAATTGCCCGTGCCTTGGCCGAAGATTACGAAGTGCATGTGGTTTTTTGTTTCGAAAAGAAAGGGGTGCTCATGGATGCCTTCGACGACGAATCGGTGATTCCGGTCATTAATTTGGGCTATTACTATGAGCTACGCACCGAAGGCGTGATTTTTGATGGGATGATTCCAAAGCTCGATAATGCCTTTGAAGCCGTGAAAAGCGGTGTGAAAACCGTGACGATCTGTGAAGCGGGCGACTTGAAAATGGCGGTAGAAAACCAGTCGGCAGGAACGATAATTCAACTCTAA
- the ade gene encoding adenine deaminase has product MEVIQGNIVNIFDDSIHWGEIIVEGKRIFTIKILGEEKPDDSYLLPGFVDAHVHIESSMLTPAVFGNMALVHGTVASVSDPHEIANVLGEKGVEYMIEDANQSPFKVCFGAPSCVPATGFETAGATIDSRGVERLLRKPEIGYLAEMMNFPGVIYKEEEVMAKLAIAKSLGKVIDGHAPGLRGADAETYFSAGISTDHECFSFAEAEEKLKLGVKVLIREGSAAKNFEALIPLAKNWAHQMMFCSDDKHPDDLIKGHINVLVARALEAGVALFDALRMASLNPVKHYGLEVGLLQEGDPADFIRVKNLQEFQVLETYVEGKLVAKEGRSLLAAPRSKVVNNFNTRELTTEAVQVQMDDRLGKVRVIKVNDGQLMTDSFEISPRMSGNTLVSDTDQDILKLVVYNRYQDEEPAVGFIHGFGMKEGAIASSVAHDSHNIIAVGVNDVDIVEAINLIVREKGGVSAVSAEKMGVLPLPVAGLMSDKDAHTVAKDYEQIDAFAKLELGSKLISPYMSLSFMALLVIPALKLSDKGLFDGNSFKFVDLKV; this is encoded by the coding sequence ATGGAGGTAATTCAAGGGAATATTGTCAATATTTTTGACGACAGCATACATTGGGGCGAGATCATCGTCGAGGGCAAACGCATTTTTACCATTAAAATTTTGGGTGAAGAGAAACCGGATGACAGTTATCTGTTGCCGGGTTTTGTCGATGCCCATGTGCATATCGAGAGTTCTATGCTTACGCCCGCTGTTTTCGGCAATATGGCTCTGGTACACGGCACCGTGGCTTCGGTTTCTGATCCGCATGAAATTGCCAATGTGCTGGGCGAAAAAGGGGTGGAGTACATGATCGAGGATGCAAACCAAAGCCCATTCAAAGTATGTTTTGGGGCACCTTCTTGTGTGCCGGCTACAGGTTTCGAAACGGCTGGGGCTACAATCGACTCCCGTGGGGTGGAGCGTCTGCTCAGAAAGCCTGAAATCGGTTATCTGGCCGAAATGATGAATTTCCCTGGTGTGATTTACAAAGAAGAAGAGGTAATGGCCAAATTGGCGATTGCAAAAAGTTTGGGCAAGGTAATCGATGGGCATGCTCCAGGGCTTCGGGGTGCCGATGCCGAGACTTATTTCTCGGCAGGGATCAGCACGGATCACGAATGTTTCAGTTTTGCCGAAGCCGAGGAGAAACTGAAACTGGGAGTGAAGGTCTTGATTCGGGAAGGCAGTGCGGCCAAAAATTTCGAAGCTCTGATTCCTTTGGCCAAAAACTGGGCACATCAAATGATGTTTTGCTCGGACGATAAACATCCCGACGATTTAATCAAAGGACACATCAATGTATTGGTAGCAAGAGCTCTGGAAGCGGGCGTGGCCCTGTTTGATGCGTTACGAATGGCCTCGCTCAATCCTGTGAAACATTATGGGCTCGAAGTTGGGCTGCTTCAAGAGGGCGATCCCGCCGACTTTATTCGAGTGAAAAATTTGCAGGAATTTCAGGTTTTGGAAACCTATGTCGAAGGAAAACTCGTGGCCAAGGAAGGGCGTTCTTTGCTGGCTGCTCCGCGAAGCAAGGTGGTGAACAATTTCAATACCAGAGAACTGACCACAGAAGCTGTGCAAGTGCAGATGGACGACCGTTTGGGTAAGGTACGTGTGATAAAAGTGAACGATGGCCAATTGATGACAGACAGTTTTGAGATCAGTCCGCGAATGAGTGGCAACACACTGGTGTCGGATACAGACCAAGATATCCTCAAGCTCGTGGTGTACAACCGCTATCAGGATGAGGAACCTGCCGTAGGCTTTATTCATGGTTTTGGCATGAAAGAAGGGGCAATTGCTTCGTCTGTCGCTCACGATTCGCACAACATCATCGCCGTGGGCGTAAACGATGTGGACATTGTGGAGGCCATCAATTTGATTGTCCGCGAGAAAGGTGGAGTCTCGGCGGTTTCAGCAGAAAAAATGGGTGTTTTGCCCTTGCCTGTGGCGGGCTTGATGAGCGACAAAGATGCCCATACGGTGGCGAAGGATTACGAACAAATCGATGCGTTTGCCAAGCTTGAATTGGGGTCGAAACTGATATCGCCTTATATGTCTTTGTCTTTTATGGCTTTGCTCGTGATTCCGGCTTTAAAGCTCTCGGATAAAGGCTTGTTTGATGGGAATTCGTTTAAGTTTGTAGACCTGAAAGTGTGA
- a CDS encoding RecQ family ATP-dependent DNA helicase, which produces MEKPIEEKLKKNLKEIFGFDKFRGQQDAIIHSIIDGNNTFVIMPTGAGKSLCYQLPAISLEGTAVVISPLIALMKNQVDQMKGFGINAQFLNSTLNKTEMNRVKKGVLEGECKLLYIAPESLTKEDNLVFLKQANLSFVAVDEAHCISEWGHDFRPEYRKIRSIIESIDERLPIIALTATATPKVQMDIKKNLNMDDSTLFKTSFNRANLYYEVRPKKNPKKQLLQFISSHKGKSGIVYCLSRKKVEEIASLLSVNGVKALPYHAGLDADVRMKNQDAFLNEACDVVVATIAFGMGIDKPDVRFVVHYDAPKSLEGYYQETGRAGRDGLDGHCLMFYAYDDVLKLEKFNKDKTVTERDNAKALLMEIVAYSTLGVCRRRQLLSYFGEFMNENCGFCDNCKKPTKTFQVEKEAVLGMQAMLATEERFSIQHIADMLTANTANNDYIVSYGHDKLPQYGEGLKYFKQKEVVFKPKGKNADKEEQEEYTVTDKWVSVLRQLLVYGFIEKDIDNYGVVKLTAKGKKYLEDPYKIEMYDDHDLSEAEGSRDDDIQTSAPGGSGGAADEALLEMLKALTKKIGKQQGIPHYAVFQEPSLQEMATTYPTSMDALTQIQGVGQGKARKFGKPFIDLVSKYVKDNDIETTEDFVVKTAVNKSKTKIFIIQQVDRKVSLDEIAESKGISFDELLGEIENICYSGTKLNLDYYINGEIDEDKQDDIYDYFMNAESDNIRLALADFEDYEDEVTEEELRLMRIKFLSEVAN; this is translated from the coding sequence ATGGAAAAACCGATAGAAGAAAAACTGAAAAAGAATCTCAAAGAGATTTTTGGATTCGATAAATTCAGAGGGCAGCAGGATGCAATCATTCACAGCATAATAGACGGTAACAATACCTTCGTGATCATGCCCACCGGAGCGGGCAAATCCTTGTGTTATCAATTGCCGGCCATTTCTTTGGAAGGCACTGCCGTTGTGATCAGTCCTTTGATCGCATTGATGAAAAACCAAGTAGATCAGATGAAGGGTTTTGGCATCAACGCCCAGTTTTTGAACTCTACTTTGAATAAAACAGAAATGAACCGGGTGAAAAAGGGTGTGCTCGAAGGCGAGTGCAAATTGCTCTACATCGCTCCGGAATCATTGACGAAAGAAGACAACCTGGTCTTCTTGAAACAAGCCAATCTTTCTTTTGTGGCTGTAGATGAGGCCCACTGTATATCCGAGTGGGGGCACGATTTCCGCCCAGAATACCGCAAGATTCGCAGCATCATCGAAAGCATTGATGAAAGGCTGCCGATCATTGCCTTGACTGCCACGGCCACGCCAAAAGTGCAGATGGACATCAAGAAGAATCTGAATATGGACGATTCTACTTTGTTCAAAACTTCGTTCAATAGAGCGAATTTATATTACGAAGTACGGCCCAAGAAAAACCCGAAGAAGCAATTGCTTCAGTTCATCAGTTCGCACAAGGGCAAAAGCGGAATCGTATATTGCTTAAGCAGAAAGAAAGTGGAAGAAATCGCCAGTTTGCTTTCGGTGAATGGCGTGAAGGCCTTGCCTTATCATGCAGGTTTGGATGCCGACGTGCGAATGAAAAACCAAGACGCTTTCCTGAACGAAGCTTGCGATGTAGTGGTGGCGACTATCGCTTTCGGAATGGGAATTGATAAGCCCGATGTGCGTTTTGTAGTGCATTACGATGCTCCGAAATCATTGGAAGGGTATTATCAGGAGACTGGCCGTGCGGGTAGAGATGGTTTGGATGGGCATTGCCTTATGTTCTATGCCTACGACGACGTTTTGAAGTTGGAGAAATTCAACAAGGATAAAACCGTAACCGAACGCGATAATGCCAAGGCTTTGCTGATGGAAATCGTGGCGTACTCGACTTTGGGTGTGTGCCGAAGAAGGCAATTGCTCAGCTATTTTGGCGAGTTTATGAATGAGAATTGTGGTTTTTGTGATAACTGCAAGAAACCCACAAAGACTTTCCAAGTGGAAAAAGAGGCTGTTTTGGGCATGCAAGCCATGCTGGCCACTGAAGAGCGTTTCTCTATTCAGCATATTGCCGATATGTTGACGGCCAATACGGCGAACAATGATTACATCGTAAGCTACGGTCACGATAAGCTGCCTCAATATGGAGAAGGCCTGAAGTATTTCAAGCAAAAAGAGGTGGTTTTCAAGCCGAAAGGCAAAAATGCCGACAAAGAAGAGCAGGAAGAATATACCGTAACCGACAAATGGGTTTCGGTGTTGCGGCAATTGCTGGTTTACGGCTTCATAGAAAAGGATATCGATAATTACGGGGTGGTGAAATTGACTGCAAAGGGCAAGAAATACCTCGAAGATCCTTATAAAATTGAAATGTACGACGACCACGACCTTTCCGAGGCCGAGGGCAGTCGAGACGACGATATTCAGACTTCGGCCCCGGGTGGTTCTGGAGGAGCGGCCGACGAGGCTTTGCTCGAAATGCTGAAAGCTCTGACGAAGAAAATCGGGAAGCAGCAGGGCATACCGCACTATGCGGTTTTCCAAGAGCCCTCGCTTCAAGAAATGGCCACTACGTATCCCACTTCGATGGACGCCTTGACGCAGATTCAAGGTGTGGGGCAAGGAAAGGCCCGCAAGTTTGGAAAACCTTTTATCGATTTGGTTTCGAAGTATGTGAAAGACAACGACATCGAAACTACGGAAGATTTTGTCGTGAAAACGGCAGTGAACAAGTCGAAAACTAAAATCTTCATTATTCAGCAAGTGGATCGAAAAGTGAGCCTCGATGAAATTGCGGAATCGAAAGGGATTAGTTTCGATGAATTGCTCGGCGAAATCGAAAACATTTGCTACTCAGGCACAAAACTCAATCTCGACTATTACATCAATGGCGAAATTGATGAAGACAAACAGGACGACATCTATGATTATTTCATGAATGCCGAATCAGACAACATTCGTCTGGCCTTGGCTGATTTTGAAGATTACGAAGATGAAGTGACCGAAGAAGAACTGCGTCTTATGCGAATCAAATTCTTGAGTGAAGTAGCAAACTGA